A stretch of the Acyrthosiphon pisum isolate AL4f chromosome A2, pea_aphid_22Mar2018_4r6ur, whole genome shotgun sequence genome encodes the following:
- the LOC100164525 gene encoding myosin heavy chain 95F isoform X1, protein MAKRMEQVVWVPEPKEGFILATIVDLGMDEVTVQPVGTSKAQFTLPLDRMYTANPHFDDKDVDDNCSLMHLNEATLLNNVKKRYSKDKIYTYVANILISVNPYIEIKNLYSTDVMQKYKGKSLGVLPPHIFAIADKSFRDMKVLKQSQSVIVSGESGAGKTESTKHLLRYLCYQWGSSNGPAADQNILDANPVLEAFGNAKTTRNNNSSRFGKFMEVHFDSSCSVVGGYISHYLLEKSRVCIQSSEERNYHVFYLLCAGAPPDLRGKLSLDNPDAFNYLRKGCTQYFTNNQTSKKLENDQKSKLQNKQGGLRDPMLDDVKGFSTMDEALSRLGLSNKERCDIYTIVASVLHLGNIEFEENIESTKGGCKVTEQTESSLSVVAKLLSVDFDELRQALITKVMMTNRGGLKGTVIMVPLKQYEANNARDALAKAIYGKLFDNIVHRINSSIPSKASNYYIGVLDIAGFEYFTVNSFEQFCINYCNEKLQQFFNERILKEEQMLYEREGLAVRKIEFVDNQDCIDLIESKNGGIFNLLDEESKLPKQSSEHFTTEVHKRWQGHFRLALARASRLKAHREIRDDEGFMVRHFAGAVCYRTSQFIDKNNDALHANLEGLVQESNNPFLQSLFATSTQCANKGKLNFISVGSKFKSQLAELMEKLKSTGTNFVRCIKPNDKMVDHLIDGGSILSQLQCSGMTSVLELMQQGFPSRAPFQQLYDMYKQRLPPKLARLEPRIFSKALFRAVGVNEGDYKFGVSKVFFRPGKFAEFDAIMHSDPENLKQMIEKVQKYLTTLHWKQSQWCALSVIKLKNKILYRQANLIVIQKNVRMHLSKMKHRPRYMGIKKINSLKTILNEMETLAGQIKKDNALCISDAQKLRIEFDLAIKKIRNNENIKAAEINNIYNSLVKAANSQMESLRKKANAEKSAEAEKQRLAKLQKEMEIVKATKDKEEHAKLEDEQIKKQKIEIELRRKAEEEIHKNDIFLTKEEIDKAALAEAKFREQMEQERRDHELALRLAQETNSFVEDISNTYSKRSTNIEQPPSKYDLSKWKYSELRDTINTSCDIELLEACRVEFHRRLKVYHAWKAKNKKRTYMDDNERVPRSIMDTANQSKGVKHYQNTKVQPIIPTSSQRYFRIPFVRSSTPTRSPGSGGDQHRGWWYAHFDGQYVARQMELHPDKPAILLNAGKDDMQMCELSLDETGLTRKRGAEILENDFNKEWEKHGGITYTRNNASN, encoded by the exons ATGGCTAAAAG AATGGAACAAGTGGTCTGGGTGCCGGAGCCCAAAGAAGGCTTCATACTGGCCACAATTGTAGATCTAGGAATGGACGAGGTCACCGTACAACCTGTGGGAACATCAAAAGCTCAATTTACACTGCCTCTGGATCGCATGTATACAGCCAACCCTCATTTTGACGATAAGGATGTCGATGATAAtt GTTCTTTGATGCATTTAAACGAAGCCACATTAttaaacaatgttaaaaaaagaTACTCAAAGGATAAGATTTac acttatgttGCTAACATATTGATATCTGTCAATCCATACATAGAAATCAAAAATCTTTATTCAACTGATGTTATGCAGAAGTATAAAGGAAAATCTCTTGGCGTTTTACCTCCACATATATTTGcaattg CTGATAAATCATTCCGGGATATGAAAGTGCTTAAGCAATCACAGTCTGTTATTGTATCTGGTGAATCGGGAGCTGGGAAAACAGAATCTACAAAACATTTATTACGATATCTATGCTACCAGTGGGGATCTTCTAATGGACCAGCAGCTGATCAAAACATTTTAGAtg caaatccTGTCTTAGAAGCTTTTGGGAATGCTAAGACGACACGTAACAATAATTCATCAAGATTTGGAAAATTTATGGAAGTTCATTTTGATAGTTCATGTTCTGTTGTTGGAGGATATATCAGTCATTATCTTCTAGAAAAATCTAGAGTTTGTATTCAAAGCTCAGAAGAACGTAACTACCACGTATTTTATTTGCTGTGTGCTGGGGCTCCACCTGATTTACGTGGTAAATTATCACTTGACAATCCTGATGCTTTTAAT tatttgagAAAAGGCTGTACTCAATATTTTACTAACAACCAAACtagtaaaaaattggaaaatgatCAAAAgagtaaacttcaaaataaacaaGGGGGTCTTAGAGATCCAATGTTAGATGATGTCAAAGGATTTTCTACAATGGATGAA GCTTTGAGTAGACTTGGGCTATCAAACAAAGAAAGATGTGACATTTATACGATTGTAGCATCTGTTTTACATTTAGGAAATATAGAATTTGAAGAAAACATTGAAAGCACTAAAGGTGGTTGTAAAGTGACAGAGCAAACTGAAAGTAGTTTGTCTGTAGTTGCCAAATTGCTATCTGTCGACTTTGACGAGCTCCGACAAGCACTTATTACTAAAGTAATGATGACTAATCGAGGTGGACTCAAAGGGACCGTAATTAT ggtACCATTAAAGCAATATGAAGCAAATAATGCTAGAGATGCGCTTGCTAAAGCCATATACGGAAAactatttgataatattgtccATAGGATAAATTCTAGTATACCATCTAAGgcatctaattattatattggtgtACTAGATATTGCTGGATTTG AATATTTCACTGTTAATAGTTTTGAACAGTTTTGCATTAACTACTGTAACGAAAAACTTCAACAATTTTTCAATGAACGGATACTTAAAGAAGAACAAATGCTTTATGAACGTGAAGGCCTAGCTGtaagaaaaattgaatttgttgacAATCAAGattgtatag ATTTAATTGAATCAAAAAATGGTGGTATATTCAATCTATTGGATGAAGAATCAAAACTACCAAAACAAAGTTCTGAACATTTTACTACTGAAGTACACAAACGATGGCAGGGGCATTTCAGACTAGCTTTAGCTAGAGCTTCAAGACTCAAAGCTCATCGAGAAATACGAGATGATGAAGGCTTTATGGTTAGACATTTTGCCGGAGCAGTGTGTTACCGAACT AGCCaattcattgataaaaataatgatgctCTTCATGCAAACTTAGAAGGTCTAGTTCAAGAAAGTAACAATCCATTCTTACAAAGTCTATTTGCTACCAGCACACAATGTGCAAACAAAGGAAAGTTGAACTTCATAAGTGTtggatcaaaatttaaaagtcaatTGGCTGAGCTCATGGAAAAATTAAAGAGTACT ggTACAAACTTTGTTAGATGTATTAAACCAAATGACAAAATGGTGGACCACCTGATAGATGGTGGATCAATTCTATCCCAGTTACAGTGTTCTGGCATGACAAGTGTATTAGAACTTATGCAACAAGGTTTTCCATCTCGTGCTCCATTTCAACAACTATATGATATGTACAAACAGAGACTGCCTCCAAAGCTTGCTCGCCTTGAAccaagaatattttcaaaa gctTTGTTCAGAGCAGTTGGAGTTAATGAAGGTGATTACAAGTTTGGTgtatcaaaagtattttttcgaCCAGGAAAATTTGCTGAATTTGATGCAATTATGCATTCAGATCCAGAAAACTTGAAACAAATGATCGAAAAGGTGCAGAAATATCTGACTACTTTACATTGGAAACAATCTCAATGGTGTGCTTTATCTGTTATTAAAT tgaaaaacaaaatattgtatcgCCAAGCAAATCTTatagtaattcaaaaaaatgtgaGAATGcatttatcaaaaatgaaaCATAGGCCTAGATATatgggaataaaaaaaataaacagtctGAAA accATATTAAATGAAATGGAAACACTGGCAggacaaattaaaaaagataatGCTCTCTGTATATCAGATGCTCAAAAGTTGCGAATTGAATTTGATTTAGCAATTAAAAAGATAAga aataatgaaaatatcaaagcagctgaaataaacaatatttataatagtttggtTAAAGCAGCCAATTCACAAATGGAGAGTTTAAGAAAGAAAGCCAATGCCGAAAAAAGTGCTGAAGCTGAAAAACAACGTTTAGCTAAATTACAAAAAGAAATGGAAATAGTTAAGGCTACTAAAGATAAAGAAGAACATGCTAAATTAGAAgatgaacaaattaaaaaaca aaaaatagaaatagaacTTCGCCGTAAAGCAGAAgaagaaatacataaaaatgatattttcttGACAAAA gaGGAGATTGATAAGGCTGCATTAGCCGAAGCTAAGTTTAGAGAGCAAATGGAACAAGAGCGACGTGATCATGAACTTGCTTTACGGTTGGCTCAAGAAACAAATAGTTTTGTTGAAGATATCTCTAATACATACTCAAA GAGATCTACAAATATAGAACAACCACCAAGTAAATATGATTTGTCGAAGTGGAAGTATTCAGAACTTAGAGACACTATAAATACTTCCTGTGATATTGAACTACTAGAG GCTTGTAGAGTAGAATTTCATCGCCGCCTCAAGGTATACCACGCTTGGAAAGCAAAGAACAAAAAACGTACTTATATGGATGACAATGAAAGAGTGCCTCGTTCCATAATGGATACTG CTAATCAGTCAAAGGGAGTCAAACATTATCAGAACACAAAGGTACAGCCAATAATTCCTACGAGTAGCCAACGATATTTTCGCATTCCATTTGTACGTTCAAGTACACCTACCAGATCACCTGGATCTGGTGGAGATCAGCATCGTGGATGGTGGTATGCACACTTTGATGGACAATACGTGGCTAGACAAATGGAATTACATCCTGATAAACCAGCAATTTTACTTAATGCCG GGAAAGATGATATGCAGATGTGTGAACTAAGTTTGGATGAAACAGGATTAACTCGTAAGAGGGGTGctgaaatattagaaaacgATTTCAATAAAGAATGGGAAAAACATGGTGGAATAACATATACTAGGAATAATGCCAGTAATTAA
- the LOC100164525 gene encoding myosin heavy chain 95F isoform X2 encodes MEQVVWVPEPKEGFILATIVDLGMDEVTVQPVGTSKAQFTLPLDRMYTANPHFDDKDVDDNCSLMHLNEATLLNNVKKRYSKDKIYTYVANILISVNPYIEIKNLYSTDVMQKYKGKSLGVLPPHIFAIADKSFRDMKVLKQSQSVIVSGESGAGKTESTKHLLRYLCYQWGSSNGPAADQNILDANPVLEAFGNAKTTRNNNSSRFGKFMEVHFDSSCSVVGGYISHYLLEKSRVCIQSSEERNYHVFYLLCAGAPPDLRGKLSLDNPDAFNYLRKGCTQYFTNNQTSKKLENDQKSKLQNKQGGLRDPMLDDVKGFSTMDEALSRLGLSNKERCDIYTIVASVLHLGNIEFEENIESTKGGCKVTEQTESSLSVVAKLLSVDFDELRQALITKVMMTNRGGLKGTVIMVPLKQYEANNARDALAKAIYGKLFDNIVHRINSSIPSKASNYYIGVLDIAGFEYFTVNSFEQFCINYCNEKLQQFFNERILKEEQMLYEREGLAVRKIEFVDNQDCIDLIESKNGGIFNLLDEESKLPKQSSEHFTTEVHKRWQGHFRLALARASRLKAHREIRDDEGFMVRHFAGAVCYRTSQFIDKNNDALHANLEGLVQESNNPFLQSLFATSTQCANKGKLNFISVGSKFKSQLAELMEKLKSTGTNFVRCIKPNDKMVDHLIDGGSILSQLQCSGMTSVLELMQQGFPSRAPFQQLYDMYKQRLPPKLARLEPRIFSKALFRAVGVNEGDYKFGVSKVFFRPGKFAEFDAIMHSDPENLKQMIEKVQKYLTTLHWKQSQWCALSVIKLKNKILYRQANLIVIQKNVRMHLSKMKHRPRYMGIKKINSLKTILNEMETLAGQIKKDNALCISDAQKLRIEFDLAIKKIRNNENIKAAEINNIYNSLVKAANSQMESLRKKANAEKSAEAEKQRLAKLQKEMEIVKATKDKEEHAKLEDEQIKKQKIEIELRRKAEEEIHKNDIFLTKEEIDKAALAEAKFREQMEQERRDHELALRLAQETNSFVEDISNTYSKRSTNIEQPPSKYDLSKWKYSELRDTINTSCDIELLEACRVEFHRRLKVYHAWKAKNKKRTYMDDNERVPRSIMDTANQSKGVKHYQNTKVQPIIPTSSQRYFRIPFVRSSTPTRSPGSGGDQHRGWWYAHFDGQYVARQMELHPDKPAILLNAGKDDMQMCELSLDETGLTRKRGAEILENDFNKEWEKHGGITYTRNNASN; translated from the exons ATGGAACAAGTGGTCTGGGTGCCGGAGCCCAAAGAAGGCTTCATACTGGCCACAATTGTAGATCTAGGAATGGACGAGGTCACCGTACAACCTGTGGGAACATCAAAAGCTCAATTTACACTGCCTCTGGATCGCATGTATACAGCCAACCCTCATTTTGACGATAAGGATGTCGATGATAAtt GTTCTTTGATGCATTTAAACGAAGCCACATTAttaaacaatgttaaaaaaagaTACTCAAAGGATAAGATTTac acttatgttGCTAACATATTGATATCTGTCAATCCATACATAGAAATCAAAAATCTTTATTCAACTGATGTTATGCAGAAGTATAAAGGAAAATCTCTTGGCGTTTTACCTCCACATATATTTGcaattg CTGATAAATCATTCCGGGATATGAAAGTGCTTAAGCAATCACAGTCTGTTATTGTATCTGGTGAATCGGGAGCTGGGAAAACAGAATCTACAAAACATTTATTACGATATCTATGCTACCAGTGGGGATCTTCTAATGGACCAGCAGCTGATCAAAACATTTTAGAtg caaatccTGTCTTAGAAGCTTTTGGGAATGCTAAGACGACACGTAACAATAATTCATCAAGATTTGGAAAATTTATGGAAGTTCATTTTGATAGTTCATGTTCTGTTGTTGGAGGATATATCAGTCATTATCTTCTAGAAAAATCTAGAGTTTGTATTCAAAGCTCAGAAGAACGTAACTACCACGTATTTTATTTGCTGTGTGCTGGGGCTCCACCTGATTTACGTGGTAAATTATCACTTGACAATCCTGATGCTTTTAAT tatttgagAAAAGGCTGTACTCAATATTTTACTAACAACCAAACtagtaaaaaattggaaaatgatCAAAAgagtaaacttcaaaataaacaaGGGGGTCTTAGAGATCCAATGTTAGATGATGTCAAAGGATTTTCTACAATGGATGAA GCTTTGAGTAGACTTGGGCTATCAAACAAAGAAAGATGTGACATTTATACGATTGTAGCATCTGTTTTACATTTAGGAAATATAGAATTTGAAGAAAACATTGAAAGCACTAAAGGTGGTTGTAAAGTGACAGAGCAAACTGAAAGTAGTTTGTCTGTAGTTGCCAAATTGCTATCTGTCGACTTTGACGAGCTCCGACAAGCACTTATTACTAAAGTAATGATGACTAATCGAGGTGGACTCAAAGGGACCGTAATTAT ggtACCATTAAAGCAATATGAAGCAAATAATGCTAGAGATGCGCTTGCTAAAGCCATATACGGAAAactatttgataatattgtccATAGGATAAATTCTAGTATACCATCTAAGgcatctaattattatattggtgtACTAGATATTGCTGGATTTG AATATTTCACTGTTAATAGTTTTGAACAGTTTTGCATTAACTACTGTAACGAAAAACTTCAACAATTTTTCAATGAACGGATACTTAAAGAAGAACAAATGCTTTATGAACGTGAAGGCCTAGCTGtaagaaaaattgaatttgttgacAATCAAGattgtatag ATTTAATTGAATCAAAAAATGGTGGTATATTCAATCTATTGGATGAAGAATCAAAACTACCAAAACAAAGTTCTGAACATTTTACTACTGAAGTACACAAACGATGGCAGGGGCATTTCAGACTAGCTTTAGCTAGAGCTTCAAGACTCAAAGCTCATCGAGAAATACGAGATGATGAAGGCTTTATGGTTAGACATTTTGCCGGAGCAGTGTGTTACCGAACT AGCCaattcattgataaaaataatgatgctCTTCATGCAAACTTAGAAGGTCTAGTTCAAGAAAGTAACAATCCATTCTTACAAAGTCTATTTGCTACCAGCACACAATGTGCAAACAAAGGAAAGTTGAACTTCATAAGTGTtggatcaaaatttaaaagtcaatTGGCTGAGCTCATGGAAAAATTAAAGAGTACT ggTACAAACTTTGTTAGATGTATTAAACCAAATGACAAAATGGTGGACCACCTGATAGATGGTGGATCAATTCTATCCCAGTTACAGTGTTCTGGCATGACAAGTGTATTAGAACTTATGCAACAAGGTTTTCCATCTCGTGCTCCATTTCAACAACTATATGATATGTACAAACAGAGACTGCCTCCAAAGCTTGCTCGCCTTGAAccaagaatattttcaaaa gctTTGTTCAGAGCAGTTGGAGTTAATGAAGGTGATTACAAGTTTGGTgtatcaaaagtattttttcgaCCAGGAAAATTTGCTGAATTTGATGCAATTATGCATTCAGATCCAGAAAACTTGAAACAAATGATCGAAAAGGTGCAGAAATATCTGACTACTTTACATTGGAAACAATCTCAATGGTGTGCTTTATCTGTTATTAAAT tgaaaaacaaaatattgtatcgCCAAGCAAATCTTatagtaattcaaaaaaatgtgaGAATGcatttatcaaaaatgaaaCATAGGCCTAGATATatgggaataaaaaaaataaacagtctGAAA accATATTAAATGAAATGGAAACACTGGCAggacaaattaaaaaagataatGCTCTCTGTATATCAGATGCTCAAAAGTTGCGAATTGAATTTGATTTAGCAATTAAAAAGATAAga aataatgaaaatatcaaagcagctgaaataaacaatatttataatagtttggtTAAAGCAGCCAATTCACAAATGGAGAGTTTAAGAAAGAAAGCCAATGCCGAAAAAAGTGCTGAAGCTGAAAAACAACGTTTAGCTAAATTACAAAAAGAAATGGAAATAGTTAAGGCTACTAAAGATAAAGAAGAACATGCTAAATTAGAAgatgaacaaattaaaaaaca aaaaatagaaatagaacTTCGCCGTAAAGCAGAAgaagaaatacataaaaatgatattttcttGACAAAA gaGGAGATTGATAAGGCTGCATTAGCCGAAGCTAAGTTTAGAGAGCAAATGGAACAAGAGCGACGTGATCATGAACTTGCTTTACGGTTGGCTCAAGAAACAAATAGTTTTGTTGAAGATATCTCTAATACATACTCAAA GAGATCTACAAATATAGAACAACCACCAAGTAAATATGATTTGTCGAAGTGGAAGTATTCAGAACTTAGAGACACTATAAATACTTCCTGTGATATTGAACTACTAGAG GCTTGTAGAGTAGAATTTCATCGCCGCCTCAAGGTATACCACGCTTGGAAAGCAAAGAACAAAAAACGTACTTATATGGATGACAATGAAAGAGTGCCTCGTTCCATAATGGATACTG CTAATCAGTCAAAGGGAGTCAAACATTATCAGAACACAAAGGTACAGCCAATAATTCCTACGAGTAGCCAACGATATTTTCGCATTCCATTTGTACGTTCAAGTACACCTACCAGATCACCTGGATCTGGTGGAGATCAGCATCGTGGATGGTGGTATGCACACTTTGATGGACAATACGTGGCTAGACAAATGGAATTACATCCTGATAAACCAGCAATTTTACTTAATGCCG GGAAAGATGATATGCAGATGTGTGAACTAAGTTTGGATGAAACAGGATTAACTCGTAAGAGGGGTGctgaaatattagaaaacgATTTCAATAAAGAATGGGAAAAACATGGTGGAATAACATATACTAGGAATAATGCCAGTAATTAA
- the LOC100162433 gene encoding uncharacterized protein LOC100162433 yields the protein MSSSRKNNLLVKNTGMSLNDRFTQIQKKSKTVGDDELVRKHRMLSFNMERRPEVAASLLLNQEFMNRERLRVPLPPPLPPPRPEINKQMYNSIMHNMIRPLDRLGVPVHERLSVGRVPLVEDRRRIRRRRGAKTKIRESGKPNLNKNGSSIGTTKVSKSKKRQISKQRDQFPRKEQVISKEDLDQQLDQFMSHTKQKRDEELNRVIQEHS from the exons ATGTCATCGTCAAGGAAGAACAACTTGCTGGTCAAAAATACGGGCATGAGCCTGAATGACAG GTtcacacaaatacaaaaaaaatccaaaacggTGGGGGATGATGAACTTGTGAGGAAACACCGTATGCTCTCATTTAATATGGAACGTAGACCTGAAGTAGCAGCTTCATTGTTATTGAATcaa GAATTTATGAATAGAGAACGACTCCGAGTACCACTTCCGCCACCCTTACCACCTCCAAGACCGGAAATCAACAAACAAATGTACAAtagtattatgcataatatgataaGACCGTTAGATAGATTAGGAGTTCCTGTTCATGAAAGACTTTCTGTAGGAAGAGTTCCATTAGTGGAAGATAGAAGAAGAATAAGAAGACGAA gaGGTGCTAAGACTAAAATACGAGAATCTGGTAAGcccaatttaaacaaaaatggaaGTAGCATAGGCACTACAAAGGTTTCTAAATCTAAAAAACGACAAATATCAAAACAGAG AGACCAGTTTCCTCGCAAAGAACAAGTAATTTCTAAAGAAGATTTAGACCAACAGCTGGATCAGTTTATGTCACACACTAAACAAAAACGAGATGAAGAACTGAATAGAGTTATTCAAGAACATTCTTAA
- the LOC100572672 gene encoding GRB10-interacting GYF protein 2-like — MNRNGEFTNDWRGRDESNWWRKNRGGAHQGQSDESNGRWGRTRSDSYNNDRWPAGRPTSKYDEDEGWDRGESRWSNTATTHERRKLDWGETLPEWAVDNPGEKGGSFDSSGAFHDNHYVEEHHYNIGDELSREEGREYEEDNDNGDTSVNNIESSNISPIDDKQLNGREKEEVVSSSISTSPSHNEEVISSPERFKSMRQQHQHKINSQITQEVFIQNEPVMITHPEPVRIQQIPDIPVIHSKSSPAIPLMSDCQPNKMENIKNLREMPGIGSHIDSTNINPIHRSTSLNANAHHRIDTLDAEAESMVSRLTSDNFKIGPSSHSPLAPLTNNKWYYRDPQGEVQGPFLTTEMAEWYSLGYFHDNMLMVKRACDEHFYSLGDLVRLKGNVPFSDTPFSEHEVKISSRIGVQPPPTHSPYTMNESLVLQQQQQQYQYRQLFLK; from the exons ATGAATCGCAACGGTGAGTTTACAAATGATTGGAGGGGAAGAGATGAATCAAATTGGTGGAGGAAAAATAGAGGAGGAGCACATCAAGGCCAATCTGATGAATCTAATGGTCGTTGGGGACGAACTCGTTCAGATTCTTATAACAATGATAGATGGCCTGCCGGACGGCCAACATCTAAATATGATGAAGATGAAGGATGGGATCGTGGTGAATCTAGATGGTCAAATACTGCCACAACTCACGAACGTCGAAAACTTGATTGGGGAGAAACCTTGCCGGAATG ggCTGTTGATAATCCTGGTGAAAAAGGTGGAAGTTTTGATTCATCTGGTGCCTTCCATGACAATCATTATGTAGAAGAACACCACTATAACATAGGAGATGAACTGTCACGAGAA gagGGGCGAGAATATGAAGAAGATAATGATAATGGTGATACAagtgttaataatatagaaagcTCAAATATCTCACCTATAGATGATAAACAGCTAAATGGCCGAGAAAAAGAAG aagtTGTATCGTCTTCAATATCTACTTCACCATCGCATAATGAAGAAGTAATTTCTTCCCCTGAACGTTTTAAATCCATGAGACAACAGcatcaacataaaataaattcccAAATAACTCAAGAAGTATTTATACAGAATGAACCGGTAATGATTACTCATCCTGAACCTGTAAGAATCCAGCAGATTCCAGATATTCCAGTTATTCATAGCAAAAGCAGTCCAGCAATTCCGCTTATGTCTGACTGTCAACctaataaaatggaaaatattaaaaacttgagAGAGATGCCTGGTATAGGGAGTCATATTGATAGTACTAATATTAACCCTATCCACCGATCAACGA GTTTAAATGCTAATGCTCATCATCGAATTGATACATTGGATGCTGAGGCAGAATCAATGGTATCTAGATTAACCAGTGATAACTTTAAAATAGGGCCATCTTCACATTCTCCACTCGCTCCTCTTACTAACAACAAATGGTATTATAGAGATCCCCAAGGCGAAGTTCAag GTCCTTTCTTGACAACTGAAATGGCAGAATGGTATAGTTTGGGATATTTCCATGACAACATGTTAATGGTGAAGAGAGCGTgtgatgaacatttttattcctTAGGTGATCTTGTTCGATTAAAAGGGAATGTACCATTTTCAGACACTCCATTTTCg gagCATGAAGTGAAAATTAGTAGCCGAATAGGAGTACAACCTCCTCCAACACACAGCCCTTACACAATGAATGAATCTTTGGTTCttcaacagcaacagcaacaataCCAATACaggcaattatttttaaagtaa